CAGTGTCTCCTGCCCAATATTTGGCATAAGCCTCCATCACTGTTTCTTTACATAAAGGCTTGTCAGTGAACTCCTGTACACCCGCTTCTTTAAACAACTGTATTTGTTCTTTGGAGGAATCAACAGCCAGCAATAGAAACAAAACACTTACTTCATTCAGTAAGCCTTTGTGGCCCAGCCTTTCCATTAGCTCCAAGCCGTCCATCACCGGCATGTGGTGGTCTAGTATAATCAGTTCCGGGCGGGTTTTGTCTTTCTGCCAGGTTTCCAGCAGGTAGTTGTAAGCTACTTCGCCGTTTAGCTGCACCGTCACCTGCTCAGTTATGCCCAGTGACCGCAGGAGCCTTTGGTTTAAAAAGTTGGTAGCCTCATCATCGTCAATTAAAAGGATCTCCCGTAGTTTCTTCATTTTAGTTGTGTTTGCGCAGTTAACCACTGTAACGCAACTAAGCTTGTGGTGTTAGAAACCAGCCTGTTCCTGTTGCCTGAGTAGCGCACTTTGGCCCTGTTCCCACCGGCCTACAACTACCTATACTTACAGCTTGCCTGGTGGCAGCTCAGTCTTGCAAAAGATAGCCCGAACATGTTAATCTCCTATAAATCAATCAATCCTTTTGCGAGTTTTTCCACAACAGGGCACTAGTAGCCGTAGCAGCACTATTGGAATAATTATAAGACTAATGCTTACAAGCATGTAACACCGCAGAATAAACTTCGTTTATCTATATAGATATAGGATATACTTAATATCCTCGGCACCGACTTACCCCTTACTATATGGAACTTCTAAACTTAAACAATTCTCATTTCATCATGGCTTTCCCGGACCAGGAGGCAATGACACGCATGGCCCAAAAATGCAAAAGCGCCAGCCTGCAGGTTGTATATGCAAACACCCGGAAAAAATTAGCACAGACTGACACTACTCCCTGGGCTGCGCAATTACAGGAGGCGCCTGCCACCAGCACCCAGAACAGCGCCACTTCCATTGCTTCGGCACTACGCCTTTTAAACAGGATGAACGGCAACAAAGAAGATTATTACGTGCTCGTGATCCGTAAAAATTACTGGGCCTAATAACACCATCCAGAATTCTATACTTACAAGTATAAGACAACACTAGCTTGAGGATTGCGCCATAGTATCCTTCGCTGTGCAACGTCATCAAGTATAAATGGCTCAGGTACAGCACCGGTGAAGTAAGTGATTTTTTACGCGCTGCCAGGCCTGAATAGCTCAAAAAGAAGCGGCACCTCATTTTGCATGGGGTGCCGCTTCTGTATCAAATGTATTGTAAAGGAAGGCTTATCTGTTTCTTTCTAACAGGTGGCAAACAAGCCCGATTAACTGATCTATACTTGCGCTCCTTATTTATCCTCCTCCTTTAATCCGCGCAGCACCTCTTGTATACCTGTCAGCCCACCGGTGATGCTTTCCATCTGGGCTAGCACCTGCCCTACCTGGTTGCCGTCGCCGAAGCTTTTGAGTTTGTTGTTGCGCACGAAAGTAGCCTTGATATCCTGCCAGCGCTGCGCCTCCACCTCCGACTGCAGCCCCAGCAGCTCCTTAAACTTGAGCATGTTGGCCTCTGCCCCCGTTGTCAGCGTCTGTGACTCCGACTCGTAGTGCGATAGGATAAGCGTCTGCAGCTCCTGGTCGTTCATGATCGGCATTACCTTTTCGGCCAGCTTGTTCATGTTTCGGTAGGAGCCTTGTAGTTTAAAGGCTGGCTCGGTTCTATACTCATCTGCCTGTGCCGCCGAGCGAATGTACTCCATGTTCACTTTCAGAATAACATCCTGCAACCGCAGCAGCTTTTGAAACACCTGCACGTATTCGCTTATCTCCGCTGCCGAATGGTTAGCCTCATAGCTCAGGCCTTCGCTATTGCCGGTCTGCGCCAGTTTCAGCAAGGTGTGCACATCCTGCTGGCTGCGCCCCGCCAGCTTGGCTAGCACTGCGTTGGAGGTAAGGGAGTTTTCGATGTAGCTTAGCTTGAACACATCTTCCGTATCCCCGATAATATCACCCAGGTTGTAAATGTCAGCGCGGTTGGCGAGCATGTCCGGAATGCGAAATTTCTCACCGGTTTCGGTGTAGGGATTTCCGGCCATCACCACGCATACCTTCTTGCCCCGGAAATCATAGGTTCTGCTCTTGCCTTTGTACACACCTTCTATCTTGCGCTGCGCATCGCAAAGGGAGATGAACTTCTGCAGGAACTCGGGGTTGCAGTGCTGGATATCGTCCAGGTAAATCATCACGTTGTCCCCCATTTCAAACGCCAGGTTCAGCTTGTTCAGTTCTTCGCGGGCAGCTGCGTTGGGCGCCTCTGCCGGGTCTATGGCTGTCACCTGGTGCCCGATAGCAGGGCCGTTAATCTTCATAAAAATGATGCCGAGGCGGTTGGCGATGTACTCCATCAGGGTTGTTTTACCGTAGCCCGGAGGCGACAGCAGCAATAGCATGCCCATCAGGTCGGTGCGTTTTGCCTCTCCGGCGGTACCCATCTGCTTGGCCAGGTTTGCCCCGATCAGCGGCAGGTATACCTGATCTATCAGCTTGTTCCGCACAAACGACGACAGCACGCGTGGCTTGAACTCCTGCAGGCGCAGCTGCTCCTCAAACGTTGCCGTCAGTTGCTTTTTTAAAGCGGTGAACTGGGTAAACTGTGTGGCCGTGGTAGCAGTATAGTTGCGCAGCTTGCCTAGGAAAGTATGATACTGCAACTGGTACTGCTGCTCCTGCACCACGTGATGCACCCCATGCAACTGCGCCAGCGTTTCCTGCAGCACCGTATTGATGACATGCTGCCCGTTATATCCATTGCGCAGAAGCAAAACGGCCGCTTCCGAAGTATAAGTTAGCTTGTCCTGCTGGTTGGCCTGCAGCGCGTACGCTTTTAGCCAATGCTGTATCAGCTCAAATTGCTCTACCGGATTATGCTCCAGCGCCTTCACCGACGCCTCGAAGGCAGTCAGGGCCTTCTTATCTGTAAGGTAGTGCTTAAAACCGTCATACAAAGTGGCGGCAAATTTGTCTATCACAAAATGGTCGCCGCGCGTAAGCTCATAAAACAGGTATTCTCCGGCTTCTGCTGCGAGGGCCGTTGCAAACAATGCTGTCTCCTGCTGAAAAGCGCTTATTTCCTGCTGCAACTCCTCTACTACATTGTCAAATTGGTGCGTGTCCGGGAAAACCTGCAAGATTGCGCCAATGCCCTTGAGCTGATGGTGCAGCGTTGCCTTGCGTTTTTCAGAAGCAAACACGTCCCAATACAGCTGCGCACAGGCACGCGCCTCAGAAGTATACCGCAGCAGATCCGCTGTTTTTGTTAGCCGAACCATAGCCCCAAGTATAAGCGCGGCATCGTGGTCGTGCACGCCTTTGGTATAGCCCTCGTTGAAACGCGCCGCCATAAACCGGGCTACATACTCCCGAAGCTCCGCTTCGGTCAGTTTATACAGCTCGTCCACGGTCAGGTACTTGAAGCCTTCGCCAGCCATACTTGTTAAGCTTTTATCCTGTGCCGTTTGCAGCACCTGAAAAGCTAAATATTCAGCACGGTATACGTTGTTGTTCTCGGATACCAGCGTTTGCTCCCATACTTGCCTGTAGCTTAGGAATGCGTCATCCACTATCTTTTCAAAAAAGTTGGTCCCGGTTAAGTGGAAGAACATCGCGCCATCACGGTGCACCACGCTTAGCTCAAAGGGCTGCGTGTTTACGGTAAAGTGGTGCGTGCCGAACTTCAACACGTTCTCTCCCGCCACGAACAGCTCCTGCTTGTCCTTCAGCTGACGTATGGCATCCTCCTTCACCGTTTTCAGGCGGCTCTGGATGGTGTCCGCTTTCACGGTGTCGCCTATATTTAGCAGCTCCTCCACCGTGTTCCGCACCTTCTCAATCATCAGATCGGAGGCGAAGTAGCCGTTGATCTCAGCTA
Above is a window of Pontibacter akesuensis DNA encoding:
- a CDS encoding response regulator, which translates into the protein MKKLREILLIDDDEATNFLNQRLLRSLGITEQVTVQLNGEVAYNYLLETWQKDKTRPELIILDHHMPVMDGLELMERLGHKGLLNEVSVLFLLLAVDSSKEQIQLFKEAGVQEFTDKPLCKETVMEAYAKYWAGDTVQNHRQEQEGLNENNTK
- a CDS encoding DNA repair ATPase, with product MEDNTTVPTQPVAEEIVQLEGGTYEILRNRLQKSGSELRTQLDQLNQERKKVFGAIETKLLATDRITTENNCVAWDMVPVGFNMLFGYNVHIGLKSEVELSDVFGVYTYAGHTFKEQSLELIGDQTFKEDFQKLYKYYKNTQFVKFALIGTHLFMVFRVGKSASDIKTFKWLVQGNELVYLDNRSDHEYVFPNQHDFTWKRTVRESQRKGKYPHVSIEDKVFVETLGGDLTIKVEDNTDSGHGIYSEEVEDKDQSLDDSEIYYAIIGNIILLKIRPYRENNYRYFVFNYKLKEARRIDALEQSCVLLPDNQGIIYPYGYYLQTGEYKEFDNNLRDMLFEKRIVSPNGEDFLYVFYNKEQGTYLLLSYNLINQKIETPIICHGYAIFENGELNYFKADEEPQKHHAVQIWQTPYIGPNYSIPVTQESYLYKIGNKEIVRAMAECTELLSLLQKEDSYTNLYLDLIKLTTNVLDSYHWLSRKETFNLAAPLGGIRQTATAAVDEYEKVLSIRKSTKEQVEGVLGQAEALINTLKLQKAEHINDYVKYLAELRTLRGEVVSLRDLRYADLMKIEAYEAQLLDFAQNMANATVTFLLKPDALQPYEQRVQHLNAAIDTVTKVVEADAIDKEITGVATELEMLIDIVSNLKIEDATQTTSIIDTISGIYSTFNQTKATLKRKRKELLSREGKAEFSSQLKLISQSVISYLDVCDTPQKCEDYLAKLMVQLEELEGKFPDFDEFIEQLAVKREEIYSAFESKKVALQEAQNKRATNLQQAADRILKAVQSRISKLGSIAEINGYFASDLMIEKVRNTVEELLNIGDTVKADTIQSRLKTVKEDAIRQLKDKQELFVAGENVLKFGTHHFTVNTQPFELSVVHRDGAMFFHLTGTNFFEKIVDDAFLSYRQVWEQTLVSENNNVYRAEYLAFQVLQTAQDKSLTSMAGEGFKYLTVDELYKLTEAELREYVARFMAARFNEGYTKGVHDHDAALILGAMVRLTKTADLLRYTSEARACAQLYWDVFASEKRKATLHHQLKGIGAILQVFPDTHQFDNVVEELQQEISAFQQETALFATALAAEAGEYLFYELTRGDHFVIDKFAATLYDGFKHYLTDKKALTAFEASVKALEHNPVEQFELIQHWLKAYALQANQQDKLTYTSEAAVLLLRNGYNGQHVINTVLQETLAQLHGVHHVVQEQQYQLQYHTFLGKLRNYTATTATQFTQFTALKKQLTATFEEQLRLQEFKPRVLSSFVRNKLIDQVYLPLIGANLAKQMGTAGEAKRTDLMGMLLLLSPPGYGKTTLMEYIANRLGIIFMKINGPAIGHQVTAIDPAEAPNAAAREELNKLNLAFEMGDNVMIYLDDIQHCNPEFLQKFISLCDAQRKIEGVYKGKSRTYDFRGKKVCVVMAGNPYTETGEKFRIPDMLANRADIYNLGDIIGDTEDVFKLSYIENSLTSNAVLAKLAGRSQQDVHTLLKLAQTGNSEGLSYEANHSAAEISEYVQVFQKLLRLQDVILKVNMEYIRSAAQADEYRTEPAFKLQGSYRNMNKLAEKVMPIMNDQELQTLILSHYESESQTLTTGAEANMLKFKELLGLQSEVEAQRWQDIKATFVRNNKLKSFGDGNQVGQVLAQMESITGGLTGIQEVLRGLKEEDK